Below is a genomic region from Acetobacter ghanensis.
CGAAAAAACGGCTGTTTTTGGCGGGTCCATAAAAAGCGATGATGCAGGGTGACGCAGCGAGCCGCACGGATTACCTTTTCAAATGACTCCGGATTGACTCCGGAAAACGGCATCAGCGGGTGCAGGAGGGGGACAGGTGCCAAAAATTCGGGCCGGGTTACACCAAATGCGGTGTAATAGGTGTATCAGGTGTATCACTCATATATATTATATTGATTTTATTGGTTTTTTTTGCCCTCAGACTGCTACACCTCTCCATTCCGTGAGGTGTAGCAGGTGTGACAGATGCACCGGAGGGGCCGCATGAAGCTGACAAAATCGGGAATAGACGCCCTCACCTGCCCGCCGGGTAAGCGGGACGTGATGTTTACCGATAGCGAGGTGAAAGGCTTTGCCGTGCGGGTAAACGCCACCGGCACCAAGACATTCCTATTCAACTACCGCTTTGCTGGTAAGCCCAAACGGCTGGTGCTGGGGCAGTATGGAGCCTTAACACTGGCACAGGCCCGCAAGCTGGCCGAGGCCGCACGGGGCCGCGTTCTGGCGGGCGGAGACCCCGCTGGCGATAAAAAGGCACAGATGCTGGAGTATCAGGCTCAGGTGGCCGAGCAGGCCGCACAAGCTGCTGCCAATGCCCTGACGCTGGATGTGCTGATAGACCGCTGGCTTGCAGGGGCATTGCGTGACCGGGCTGCCAGTTACCGGCGCGATGCCCCACAGCGCATACGCTATGCCCTGCCCCACCTGCTTGGCCGTGCAGCCCACGCCATTACGCAAGCAGAGGTGCAGGCCCGGCTGGATGAGATAGCCGAGGACCACCCGACCACGGCCCGCCGACTCCATGCCTATGGCCGCGCCATGTATGGCTGGGCGGTCAAACGCGAGCTGGTGCCAAGCAACCCGTTCTCTGCCGCGATTGTAGAAGGCCGCGAAGTCTCCCGCGACCGGGTATTGTCTGATGCGGAATTGGGGGAGTTCTGGCGGGCTTCCGGCCTGCTGCCTTACCCGTTTGGCCCGTTCTTTCGCCTGCTGGTGCTGACCCTCCAGCGCAGGAATGAGGTAGCGGGGATGCAATGGAGCGAGATAGCACCAGACCTTTCAACCTGGACCATTCCGGCGGAGCGGGCCAAGAACGGCAAGGCCCATATTGTCCACCTGTCCGAACCCGCCCGGCATGTGCTGGCAGGGCTACACCGGCAGACCGACCCAAAGACCGGGGCCATATCGCCCTTGGTGTTTACCAACACAGGCAAAACGCCCATTTCCGGCTTTTCCGCTGCCGTGGCGCGGCTGGAAGCCCTGA
It encodes:
- a CDS encoding tyrosine-type recombinase/integrase, whose translation is MKLTKSGIDALTCPPGKRDVMFTDSEVKGFAVRVNATGTKTFLFNYRFAGKPKRLVLGQYGALTLAQARKLAEAARGRVLAGGDPAGDKKAQMLEYQAQVAEQAAQAAANALTLDVLIDRWLAGALRDRAASYRRDAPQRIRYALPHLLGRAAHAITQAEVQARLDEIAEDHPTTARRLHAYGRAMYGWAVKRELVPSNPFSAAIVEGREVSRDRVLSDAELGEFWRASGLLPYPFGPFFRLLVLTLQRRNEVAGMQWSEIAPDLSTWTIPAERAKNGKAHIVHLSEPARHVLAGLHRQTDPKTGAISPLVFTNTGKTPISGFSAAVARLEALIMRERAVQATSGQKKREKSPSTLQATVGWRLHDLRRTGVTVMARLGIGPHVADRVLNHTEGTIKGVAAVYQRHEFLTERAASLDAWAGHITIKR